The following are from one region of the Endozoicomonas sp. 4G genome:
- a CDS encoding DUF2470 domain-containing protein translates to MEPKVQAAHDARNLLLNEYHGILSTHSDDVPGYPFGSVMPYCLDRQGNPIILISDLAQHTKNIEANPKVSLIITQSGVDDIHKAGRLTWIGDAEKIAADSDELQEVEQRYYSFFPPSANYHKTHGFDFYRIHLKRARFIGGFGKIFWVKNELMTRENPFFGTVESGMVKHMNEDHVDAMVKYCKVAGIHLPQGVEPKMAGIDATGMHLLLKDKVVRIPFPTEVDEPMAVRRTLVEMAKVA, encoded by the coding sequence ATGGAACCCAAGGTTCAAGCCGCACACGACGCACGTAATTTACTTTTGAATGAGTACCACGGTATTTTGTCAACTCACTCGGATGATGTGCCTGGGTACCCATTTGGTTCTGTTATGCCCTACTGTCTGGACAGGCAGGGCAACCCGATCATCCTGATCAGTGATCTCGCCCAGCACACCAAAAACATTGAAGCCAACCCGAAGGTTTCACTGATCATTACCCAGAGCGGTGTTGATGATATACACAAAGCGGGTCGTCTGACCTGGATCGGTGATGCTGAAAAGATTGCAGCAGACAGTGACGAGCTGCAGGAAGTGGAGCAGCGCTACTATTCTTTCTTTCCTCCTTCTGCCAACTATCACAAAACCCATGGTTTTGACTTCTATCGTATTCACCTCAAGCGTGCACGTTTTATCGGGGGTTTCGGTAAGATTTTCTGGGTGAAGAATGAGCTGATGACCCGTGAAAACCCATTTTTTGGCACGGTAGAAAGCGGAATGGTCAAGCATATGAATGAAGACCATGTCGACGCTATGGTGAAATACTGCAAGGTGGCTGGTATCCACCTTCCGCAAGGTGTTGAGCCAAAGATGGCCGGTATTGATGCCACGGGTATGCACCTGTTACTGAAGGACAAAGTGGTTCGCATTCCTTTCCCAACAGAAGTAGATGAACCCATGGCGGTACGCAGGACTCTGGTTGAGATGGCTAAAGTGGCCTGA
- a CDS encoding cupin domain-containing protein, with product MKQPILGSLSPEAFLQSYWQKKPLLIRQAIPDFQSPLSADELAGLALEEEVESRIVLEQGENPWELRRGPFNESDFASLPPSHWTLLVQAVDHWVPDVHSLLDYFDFLPSWRLEDIMISYATDGGSVGPHYDHFDVFLIQAEGQRRWQVGPVYDASSPKREDTDLHILSEFEVLEDYVLEPGDMLYLPPGIGHHGAADGECMTISVGFRAPSHREILMQFTDFIADQLPESLRYSDPDQTLPEQKAEIDDQALDRLQTILKEHIEDRSMLAEWFGEMMTQPKHEQPVDEPWQSWEAFKDEAEGVDLVLNEGSRLAFRKENGSLILFADGDAYECHCANAVNLAQQLCQNSQLTSDQWHSVVDHETRGLLLDLINSGCIYPLFK from the coding sequence ATGAAACAGCCTATCCTGGGATCCCTCTCGCCCGAGGCTTTCCTGCAAAGTTATTGGCAAAAGAAACCCCTGCTGATTCGTCAGGCCATCCCGGATTTTCAGTCGCCGCTCTCAGCCGACGAGCTGGCGGGTCTGGCACTGGAAGAGGAAGTTGAATCCCGCATTGTGCTTGAGCAAGGGGAAAATCCCTGGGAGCTAAGACGGGGGCCTTTCAATGAATCGGACTTTGCCTCTCTGCCCCCCAGTCACTGGACGCTTCTGGTTCAGGCTGTGGACCACTGGGTTCCCGATGTTCATTCGCTACTGGATTACTTTGACTTTCTGCCCTCCTGGCGACTTGAGGACATTATGATCAGCTATGCAACCGATGGGGGCTCAGTGGGTCCTCACTATGATCATTTTGATGTTTTCCTGATTCAGGCCGAAGGGCAAAGACGTTGGCAAGTGGGTCCGGTCTATGATGCCAGTTCACCGAAACGGGAAGACACTGACCTTCATATCCTGTCAGAGTTTGAGGTTCTGGAAGATTATGTCCTTGAACCAGGCGACATGCTCTACCTGCCCCCCGGTATCGGTCATCATGGCGCGGCCGACGGGGAATGCATGACGATCTCAGTAGGCTTTCGGGCTCCCAGTCACCGCGAGATTCTGATGCAGTTTACTGATTTTATCGCCGATCAGTTACCAGAAAGCCTTCGCTATTCAGACCCCGACCAGACGTTGCCGGAGCAAAAGGCTGAAATTGATGACCAGGCCCTGGATCGACTGCAGACAATCCTGAAAGAGCATATAGAAGATCGCTCAATGCTGGCAGAGTGGTTTGGCGAGATGATGACTCAACCTAAGCATGAGCAGCCTGTGGACGAGCCCTGGCAAAGTTGGGAAGCATTTAAGGACGAGGCTGAAGGGGTTGACCTGGTGCTTAATGAAGGCTCAAGGCTTGCGTTCAGGAAAGAGAACGGCTCCCTGATATTGTTTGCTGATGGTGATGCTTACGAATGTCACTGTGCAAACGCTGTGAACCTGGCTCAACAGTTGTGTCAGAACTCACAACTGACATCCGATCAATGGCACTCTGTCGTAGACCATGAAACACGGGGGCTGCTGCTCGACTTAATTAACTCAGGTTGTATCTACCCGCTCTTTAAATAA
- a CDS encoding DUF4136 domain-containing protein: protein MRTLSVAIIAIVSTVLAGCVSVTIPQEKSQVAPLSITSSPLHRFALSDFDGLLFEAIVPDQADPMFPNREKAYETIEVEIAKQLSAKMNMNPGQLSQNPLIVRYAIASGSTVSDAELVGFFGTTPGLVTAPGQEKLTIAVTLIQANTGDALWQGVAQGTIVPGLTNETRLARAEAAIARMLSGLR from the coding sequence ATGAGAACACTATCCGTTGCCATCATAGCCATTGTTTCTACAGTCCTTGCAGGCTGCGTCAGCGTGACCATTCCGCAGGAAAAGTCTCAGGTCGCTCCCCTGTCGATTACGTCTTCTCCCCTGCATCGGTTCGCTTTATCCGATTTTGATGGCTTATTATTCGAAGCCATTGTCCCTGATCAGGCGGACCCGATGTTTCCTAACCGGGAGAAGGCTTATGAGACGATAGAAGTCGAGATAGCCAAACAGCTGTCAGCAAAGATGAACATGAATCCTGGCCAACTCTCTCAGAATCCTCTGATTGTTCGCTACGCCATAGCCTCTGGCTCGACCGTTTCCGATGCCGAACTGGTTGGTTTCTTTGGAACAACACCGGGGCTGGTCACGGCACCGGGCCAGGAAAAGCTGACGATCGCCGTCACGCTGATTCAAGCCAATACCGGTGATGCTTTGTGGCAAGGGGTCGCCCAGGGCACCATCGTTCCCGGATTGACCAATGAGACGAGACTGGCCAGGGCTGAAGCAGCCATAGCCAGAATGTTGAGTGGCTTGAGGTGA
- the astB gene encoding N-succinylarginine dihydrolase: MNKTVEANFDGLVGPTHNYAGLSLGNIASTHNQSVPSNPKRAALQGLAKMKALHDMGLVQGVLPPHERPDVDTLRKLGFSGSDEQVLAEAAQQAPKILAACCSASTMWTANAATVSPSADTTSGTVHFTPANLCSKFHRSIEHEITGKILKAVFPGEEHFTHHPAITPSSHFGDEGAANHTRFCRDYGDKGVEFFVYGRHSFDDARPAPTKFPARQTLEASQAIVRNHQLNTRRTVFAQQNPEVIDQGVFHNDVIAVGNRHVLFCHEKAFLNQAQVYNELRSSYRSSYRNTCGRDDFCIIEVPESQIRVETAVKSYLFNSQLLSTSDHDMTIVVPSDCQSDRQVSAYLEGLVASDNPINDVKVFDLRQSMNNGGGPACLRLRVVLTPEELAATNQACLMDDNLYVTLCQWVEKHYRDRLTEADLADPALVIESRTALDELTGILQLGPVYPFQQVNR, translated from the coding sequence ATGAATAAAACTGTTGAAGCCAATTTTGACGGCCTGGTAGGTCCGACTCATAACTATGCGGGCCTGTCCCTGGGCAATATCGCCTCAACCCATAATCAGTCAGTGCCTTCCAATCCGAAACGGGCGGCTTTGCAGGGTCTGGCTAAAATGAAGGCACTGCACGACATGGGTTTAGTACAAGGCGTGCTGCCCCCCCATGAAAGACCTGACGTTGATACCTTGCGCAAACTGGGCTTTAGCGGCAGCGATGAGCAGGTGCTTGCCGAAGCCGCACAACAGGCGCCCAAAATTCTTGCCGCCTGCTGTTCTGCATCCACCATGTGGACCGCTAATGCCGCCACCGTGTCACCCAGTGCCGATACTACCTCTGGCACCGTTCATTTCACACCGGCAAACCTGTGCAGTAAGTTTCACCGCTCCATTGAACATGAGATAACCGGTAAAATCCTGAAAGCCGTGTTCCCCGGTGAGGAACATTTCACCCATCACCCGGCGATTACCCCTTCCTCTCACTTCGGTGATGAGGGCGCAGCCAACCACACCCGTTTCTGCCGGGACTACGGAGACAAAGGGGTTGAGTTTTTTGTTTATGGCCGTCACAGCTTTGATGACGCCCGCCCCGCCCCAACAAAGTTTCCGGCCCGTCAGACTCTGGAAGCTTCGCAGGCCATTGTTCGCAACCATCAACTGAACACCCGCCGTACAGTATTTGCACAGCAAAACCCTGAAGTCATTGATCAGGGAGTGTTCCATAACGATGTTATTGCGGTGGGTAACCGCCATGTCCTGTTCTGTCACGAGAAAGCGTTCCTGAATCAGGCTCAGGTCTACAACGAACTGAGAAGCAGCTATAGAAGCAGCTATAGAAACACCTGTGGCCGGGATGACTTCTGTATTATTGAAGTGCCTGAAAGTCAGATAAGGGTCGAGACTGCGGTGAAAAGTTACCTGTTCAACAGCCAGCTGCTCAGCACTTCCGATCATGATATGACCATTGTTGTGCCCTCTGACTGTCAGAGCGATCGACAGGTTTCAGCGTATCTGGAAGGGCTGGTTGCGTCGGACAATCCCATTAATGACGTTAAAGTGTTCGACCTGCGACAGAGTATGAATAATGGCGGTGGACCCGCCTGCCTGCGGCTGAGAGTCGTCCTGACGCCTGAAGAACTGGCGGCCACTAACCAGGCCTGCCTGATGGACGACAACCTTTATGTAACCCTCTGCCAATGGGTAGAAAAACATTACCGCGACAGGCTGACTGAAGCCGACCTTGCCGATCCTGCCCTTGTGATTGAATCCCGCACGGCTCTGGATGAGTTAACCGGCATTCTGCAGCTGGGGCCGGTTTATCCATTTCAGCAGGTGAACCGATGA
- the astD gene encoding succinylglutamate-semialdehyde dehydrogenase, with protein MKGSLFIKGQWLQGEGQTFHSLNPATGETVWSGAAAQPAQVDLAISAARNAQPEWAARSLEDRINQVRKFAGLVEENAELLAETIAMETGKPLWESKTEAAAMKGKIEISIKAYHERTGTTENTMPGARAFIRHKPHGVVAVFGPYNFPGHLPNGHIVPALLAGNTVVFKPSELTPATAEITLKLWEQAGLPKGVLNLVQGEQETGIALAAHQDIDGLFFTGSSNTGRVIHQQFGGQPGKILALEMGGNNPLIITEVENQKAAIHDAIQSAFITAGQRCTCSRRLFVPVGEWGDSFIDQLVKAAGNIKVGQWNDKEQPFMGAVISEAAANGILQAQSRLQQLGGESLLTGRKLKEGTGLLSPGMIDVTAIKELPDEEYFGPLLQVIRYNQLDEAIEQANNTRYGLSAGIFSDSRKDYERFLHLSRAGIVNWNKPITGASSAAPFGGIGDSGNHRPSAYFAADYCAYPVASVEAESLSLPEKLAPGLKL; from the coding sequence ATGAAAGGTTCTCTATTTATTAAAGGACAATGGCTTCAGGGTGAAGGTCAGACATTTCATTCTCTGAATCCAGCCACTGGTGAAACCGTTTGGAGCGGTGCTGCTGCCCAGCCTGCCCAGGTTGACCTGGCTATTTCAGCGGCCCGAAACGCCCAGCCGGAGTGGGCGGCACGCTCTCTGGAAGACCGCATTAATCAGGTGCGCAAGTTTGCCGGGCTGGTTGAAGAAAACGCGGAGCTGCTGGCTGAAACCATTGCCATGGAGACCGGTAAACCCCTGTGGGAATCCAAAACCGAAGCAGCGGCCATGAAAGGCAAGATTGAAATTTCTATCAAAGCCTACCATGAGCGCACCGGCACGACAGAAAATACCATGCCGGGAGCCCGGGCTTTTATACGACACAAGCCTCATGGAGTGGTGGCTGTTTTTGGCCCCTATAATTTTCCGGGGCATTTACCCAACGGACACATTGTTCCGGCCCTGCTGGCGGGCAATACGGTGGTTTTCAAACCCAGTGAGCTGACACCTGCCACCGCTGAAATAACCCTCAAACTCTGGGAACAGGCCGGATTGCCAAAAGGTGTGTTAAACCTGGTTCAGGGCGAGCAAGAAACCGGTATCGCCCTGGCTGCACACCAGGACATTGACGGCTTGTTCTTCACCGGCAGCTCCAATACCGGAAGGGTGATTCATCAACAGTTTGGAGGCCAGCCCGGTAAAATTCTGGCCCTGGAGATGGGTGGCAATAATCCGTTGATTATTACTGAAGTTGAAAATCAAAAAGCCGCGATTCACGACGCTATCCAGTCAGCGTTTATTACCGCGGGTCAACGCTGTACTTGCTCCAGACGCTTGTTCGTTCCGGTTGGCGAATGGGGTGATAGCTTTATTGACCAACTGGTTAAAGCCGCTGGCAACATCAAGGTGGGCCAGTGGAATGATAAAGAGCAGCCCTTTATGGGCGCTGTTATTTCAGAGGCGGCAGCAAACGGTATTCTTCAGGCACAGTCGCGCCTGCAACAACTGGGTGGTGAATCATTGCTGACGGGCAGAAAATTGAAGGAAGGTACCGGTTTATTGTCGCCTGGCATGATTGATGTCACCGCCATCAAAGAGCTACCTGACGAAGAATACTTTGGCCCACTGTTGCAGGTGATTCGTTATAACCAGCTCGACGAAGCTATTGAACAGGCCAATAACACTCGCTATGGGCTGTCCGCTGGCATCTTCAGTGACAGCCGTAAAGACTATGAACGGTTCCTGCACCTGAGCCGCGCTGGCATTGTCAACTGGAACAAGCCCATCACCGGAGCCAGCAGTGCTGCGCCATTTGGTGGTATTGGTGACAGTGGTAACCACCGTCCCAGTGCCTACTTTGCTGCGGATTATTGTGCTTATCCCGTGGCCAGTGTGGAAGCTGAGAGTCTGTCACTCCCGGAAAAACTGGCTCCGGGTTTAAAGCTGTAA
- the astA gene encoding arginine N-succinyltransferase — protein sequence MMIIRPITEQDHDALWQIAQMTGVGFSSLQPDPEMVQRKLEWAVNSFRAEKPLEEAYYLFVMEDMETGTVVGVTGIESAVGLKAPWYNYKVNTQVHASRELDVYTRIKTLTLCSDYTGHSELCTLFLTPQYRKSSNGHLLSKCRFLFMATHAPRFNESIIAELRGFCDEEGESPFWEALGRHFFAVDFVEADQQVARGKSFIAELMPRNPIYTNLLPAKAQCVIGQTHPDTMPARKLLEDEGFRYTGYIDIFDGGPVLETQIRDIRAIRDSRHYRVRVHDCLDTDESVWLMANTHFCDFRCIAGQLSFEGLEFVNISQQQAEVLNIRDGDELRVVPLFNPQRHNHR from the coding sequence ATGATGATAATCAGACCCATAACCGAACAGGATCACGACGCACTCTGGCAGATTGCCCAGATGACCGGCGTGGGTTTTTCTTCCCTGCAACCTGACCCCGAGATGGTGCAGAGAAAGCTCGAATGGGCAGTCAACTCTTTCAGGGCAGAAAAGCCTCTGGAAGAAGCGTATTACCTGTTCGTCATGGAAGATATGGAAACGGGAACCGTGGTCGGTGTCACCGGTATTGAGTCCGCAGTGGGCCTGAAAGCCCCCTGGTACAACTACAAAGTCAACACTCAGGTGCATGCCTCCAGGGAACTGGATGTCTACACCCGTATCAAAACCCTGACGCTTTGCAGTGACTACACCGGCCACTCGGAACTCTGCACGCTGTTCCTGACCCCCCAATACCGTAAATCCAGTAATGGACACCTGTTGTCTAAATGCCGTTTTCTTTTTATGGCTACCCATGCGCCTCGCTTTAACGAAAGCATTATTGCCGAGCTTCGTGGTTTCTGCGATGAAGAGGGCGAATCGCCTTTCTGGGAGGCCCTGGGCAGACATTTCTTTGCCGTGGACTTTGTCGAGGCCGATCAACAGGTTGCCCGGGGTAAATCCTTTATCGCCGAACTGATGCCACGCAACCCGATCTATACCAATCTGTTACCCGCAAAAGCCCAATGCGTCATTGGCCAGACTCATCCGGATACTATGCCGGCGAGGAAACTACTGGAAGACGAAGGCTTCCGATACACCGGCTATATCGACATTTTTGATGGTGGCCCGGTGCTGGAAACCCAGATTAGAGACATCCGGGCAATCAGGGATTCCCGCCACTACCGGGTCAGGGTGCATGACTGTCTGGATACCGACGAATCGGTCTGGCTGATGGCTAACACTCATTTTTGCGATTTTCGTTGTATAGCCGGACAACTGTCGTTTGAAGGACTGGAATTCGTCAATATCAGCCAGCAACAGGCTGAAGTGCTGAATATACGGGACGGTGATGAACTCAGAGTCGTGCCATTGTTCAATCCACAACGCCATAACCATCGATAA
- a CDS encoding DUF1338 domain-containing protein — MTEANTNKITPLLEAMWQNYLELTPDARTIHDLFANQNDGLVINDHIALRTYNLDKVNLEKVARPFLNAGYVAGGDYEFPGRKLVAKHFQHPDDTLPKVFISELLVEALSDKAQHIIHSLVDQVTEASVLVDNFCFSGRPWTVSLQDYGLLLQESEYAAWVAALGYRPNHFTVSINHLQSHDDIHVLNQMLQDNGFQLNNSGGLVKGSPEVLLEQSSTMAGKVNVSFSDGERDIPGCFYEFAKRYALPDGKLYQGFVAASADKIFASTDTK; from the coding sequence ATGACAGAAGCCAATACCAACAAGATCACCCCCCTTCTGGAAGCCATGTGGCAGAACTATCTGGAACTGACCCCCGACGCCCGCACCATCCATGATCTCTTTGCCAATCAGAATGACGGGCTGGTGATCAATGACCACATTGCCCTGCGTACCTACAACCTGGACAAGGTTAATCTCGAAAAAGTAGCCCGCCCCTTTCTCAATGCCGGCTATGTGGCGGGCGGCGACTATGAGTTTCCCGGCAGGAAACTGGTGGCCAAACATTTCCAGCATCCAGACGACACTTTGCCAAAAGTATTTATCAGCGAACTGCTGGTTGAGGCACTGTCGGATAAAGCTCAGCACATTATCCACAGTCTGGTAGATCAGGTGACTGAAGCCTCTGTTCTTGTGGATAACTTCTGCTTTTCAGGACGCCCCTGGACAGTCAGCCTGCAGGACTATGGCCTGCTCTTACAGGAAAGTGAGTACGCGGCCTGGGTCGCGGCCTTGGGATACCGGCCCAACCACTTCACCGTTTCCATCAATCACCTGCAATCCCATGATGACATTCATGTCCTTAACCAGATGTTGCAAGACAATGGCTTCCAACTGAATAACAGCGGCGGTCTGGTGAAAGGTTCTCCCGAGGTACTTCTGGAGCAGTCATCGACCATGGCGGGCAAGGTTAACGTCAGCTTTTCCGATGGCGAGCGGGACATTCCCGGCTGTTTCTATGAATTTGCCAAGCGTTACGCCCTGCCCGATGGTAAGCTTTACCAGGGATTCGTAGCGGCATCTGCTGATAAAATTTTTGCAAGCACCGACACGAAGTGA